The proteins below are encoded in one region of Clostridium estertheticum:
- a CDS encoding ATP-binding protein: MQISNNGSDIPKEIINKIFEKGYSTKTKGKGDHGYGLYITKQLVEHNNEIISIERTSLKTKFLM; this comes from the coding sequence ATTCAAATATCAAATAATGGAAGTGATATTCCTAAAGAAATAATAAACAAAATTTTTGAAAAGGGATATTCTACAAAAACTAAGGGAAAAGGTGATCATGGGTATGGATTATATATTACTAAACAACTAGTCGAGCATAATAATGAAATTATATCTATAGAAAGGACTTCATTAAAAACTAAATTTTTAATGTAG
- a CDS encoding accessory gene regulator B family protein: MNKLVSYLVKKIAETNSQFTELELKKMNYGFVCLFDEITKIIPYYIIFYLFSLQQYYIVIFVFFCPIRLFSGGFHAKTYWGCFFISFVTFCVMIIIGKYITINLLTSIVVLIISILLVYIFSPVDNINKRIKSKERRNKLKYLSVVITSLLSGMSYIIPNKFFTTAVLAIFIAVMMMMGCINNNKDKNCSSDN, translated from the coding sequence ATGAATAAATTAGTAAGTTATTTAGTGAAAAAGATTGCTGAAACAAATTCTCAATTTACGGAACTAGAACTAAAAAAAATGAACTATGGATTCGTCTGTTTATTTGATGAAATTACTAAGATAATTCCATATTATATAATATTCTATTTGTTTTCACTTCAACAATACTACATAGTTATTTTTGTGTTTTTTTGTCCAATAAGATTATTTTCAGGTGGTTTTCATGCAAAAACATATTGGGGATGTTTTTTTATTAGTTTTGTAACTTTTTGTGTAATGATTATTATCGGTAAATATATAACAATAAATCTTCTCACTTCGATAGTAGTATTAATTATTTCTATTTTGCTTGTATATATCTTTTCTCCTGTTGATAATATTAATAAAAGAATAAAAAGTAAAGAGAGAAGAAATAAGCTAAAATACTTATCTGTTGTTATAACTTCTTTATTGAGTGGAATGAGTTATATTATACCAAATAAATTTTTTACTACAGCAGTTCTAGCTATTTTTATAGCTGTAATGATGATGATGGGTTGCATAAACAACAATAAAGATAAGAATTGCTCAAGTGACAATTAA
- a CDS encoding response regulator, which translates to MEGSKINIIIADDNKDFSNILNDYISMQKDIVVTGIAANGIEALALIQEKKPDVVILDMNMPIMDGLEVLERLTTMNFDIKPHILVLSAVAKKTTTQKALALRADYYVLKPFSIETLVKKIRQIMNVAILGPANI; encoded by the coding sequence ATGGAAGGGTCGAAAATAAACATAATCATTGCTGATGACAACAAAGACTTTAGTAATATTCTTAATGATTATATATCAATGCAAAAGGATATTGTTGTTACGGGTATCGCAGCGAATGGAATAGAAGCATTAGCGTTGATTCAAGAAAAAAAGCCTGATGTAGTAATACTTGATATGAATATGCCTATTATGGATGGGTTGGAGGTTCTAGAAAGGTTAACTACAATGAATTTTGATATAAAGCCCCATATACTAGTTTTATCAGCAGTTGCAAAAAAAACAACAACTCAAAAAGCCCTAGCACTAAGAGCCGATTATTATGTCCTAAAACCTTTTAGCATTGAAACATTAGTTAAAAAAATAAGACAAATTATGAACGTTGCTATATTGGGTCCCGCCAACATTTAG
- a CDS encoding family 16 glycosylhydrolase, whose amino-acid sequence MNTSNWAYETGSGGWGNNELEYYTNRSDNARIENSNLIIEAKKESYGGMGYTSARLKTQGLKDFTYGKVEAKIKLTKGQGIWPAFWMLGSNIPQVNWPACGEIDIMEHINNEAFVHSTIHWDYNGHATYGNPSNNINVTQYHVYGIEWDTNSIKWSIDGTQYMEANITNNINGTDEFHKPFFILLNLAVGGQWPGNPDGSTPFPARMYVDYVHVYQQGSVSSKVTTPALSVQGGQYTTAQTVKLSCSTSGATIRYTLDGSTPNINSSVYSAPITISSTTTLKTYASKSGFIDSEVVTAQYTINAPPAQDYTYGMYKKDLATGIIWLKSNVNSAWADVHYTINGGGLLNYRMTYNSSTTGCCYCIILTYLFGWIGKNTQIKKGLFSDKLTISEQDCQT is encoded by the coding sequence ATAAATACTTCAAATTGGGCATATGAAACTGGCAGTGGTGGATGGGGAAATAATGAATTAGAATATTATACAAACCGATCTGATAATGCTAGAATTGAAAACTCGAATCTTATTATTGAAGCAAAAAAAGAATCATATGGTGGAATGGGCTACACATCAGCTCGTTTGAAAACTCAAGGATTAAAGGATTTTACTTATGGAAAAGTTGAAGCAAAAATAAAGCTTACAAAGGGACAAGGCATATGGCCAGCTTTTTGGATGTTAGGCTCAAATATTCCTCAAGTAAATTGGCCTGCATGTGGTGAAATTGATATTATGGAACATATAAATAATGAAGCTTTTGTTCATAGTACAATTCACTGGGATTATAATGGACATGCAACTTATGGAAATCCATCAAATAACATCAACGTAACTCAATACCATGTTTATGGAATTGAATGGGATACCAACTCAATTAAATGGTCCATAGATGGAACTCAGTATATGGAAGCAAATATAACTAATAATATTAATGGTACAGATGAATTCCATAAACCATTTTTTATTCTTCTTAATCTAGCAGTAGGTGGACAATGGCCCGGAAACCCAGATGGATCAACTCCATTCCCTGCTAGAATGTATGTTGACTATGTACATGTTTATCAACAAGGATCTGTATCTTCAAAAGTTACAACTCCAGCACTTAGTGTACAAGGAGGTCAATATACCACTGCACAAACTGTAAAATTAAGTTGTTCAACCTCTGGAGCTACCATAAGGTATACCTTGGATGGATCAACACCAAATATAAATTCATCAGTGTATAGTGCTCCAATTACAATATCCAGTACAACAACTTTAAAAACATATGCAAGCAAAAGTGGATTTATAGATTCAGAGGTTGTAACTGCACAATATACTATTAATGCACCTCCAGCTCAAGATTATACTTACGGTATGTATAAAAAAGATTTAGCTACCGGTATAATTTGGTTAAAATCTAATGTAAACTCAGCATGGGCAGATGTACACTATACTATTAATGGTGGAGGTCTACTTAATTATAGAATGACTTATAATAGCAGTACAACTGGATGCTGTTACTGCATCATACTAACATACCTTTTCGGGTGGATAGGCAAAAACACCCAGATTAAAAAGGGACTATTTAGTGACAAATTGACCATATCCGAACAAGACTGTCAAACATAG
- a CDS encoding right-handed parallel beta-helix repeat-containing protein yields the protein MKKKLCLLVSAVFSLSLFSLPQLTSNVYAASAPIQVRSTGTANDSAVIQAAINKAVPGDTILLTSPSYKLTAPIVLNKDGAIGNTIKLKSSGTAKVKLDFTGEQDGDSSYGINITNSYWELNNIEVYSAGDNGILMKGAASNNNTITNCTTDNNNDAGLQITAGAHDNLVQGCFSFDNYDIGTKGSNADGFACKLAAGAGNKFISCTSYNNSDDGWDLLGTDEAVTITNCTATKNGYYHGDPQNSLNNSGMNGDGIKLGGNQQPPKGTHRSLGNHVVTGCKSYDNKAAGFSQNNSGASLSLTGCDANRNGANNILNANQKTTKGNFNFPYNPGNGHVFTFTNCTTTGNCNIYSGAKVTGGTLTATAPNTPLPGINN from the coding sequence ATGAAAAAAAAATTATGTCTACTAGTTTCTGCAGTGTTTTCTCTTTCCTTATTTTCACTGCCACAATTAACAAGCAATGTATATGCAGCCTCAGCACCTATACAGGTAAGAAGTACCGGTACTGCTAATGATTCAGCAGTTATCCAGGCAGCTATAAATAAAGCTGTACCTGGTGATACAATTTTGCTTACTAGCCCATCCTACAAACTAACAGCACCTATTGTATTAAATAAAGATGGAGCTATAGGAAACACTATAAAACTAAAATCATCAGGTACGGCAAAAGTTAAACTTGATTTTACTGGTGAACAAGATGGAGATAGTTCTTATGGAATTAACATCACAAATTCATACTGGGAACTAAACAATATAGAGGTATATAGTGCTGGTGATAATGGTATATTAATGAAAGGTGCTGCATCTAATAACAATACAATTACAAACTGTACAACAGATAACAATAATGATGCAGGATTACAAATTACAGCTGGTGCTCACGACAATTTAGTCCAAGGTTGTTTTTCTTTTGATAACTATGATATAGGCACAAAGGGTTCAAATGCAGATGGGTTTGCCTGTAAACTTGCTGCTGGAGCAGGAAACAAATTTATAAGTTGTACCTCTTATAACAATTCAGACGATGGTTGGGATTTACTTGGAACTGATGAAGCAGTTACAATAACTAATTGTACTGCTACTAAAAATGGATACTATCATGGTGATCCACAAAATTCGCTCAATAACTCAGGTATGAATGGTGATGGCATTAAACTTGGTGGTAATCAACAACCTCCAAAAGGTACACACAGATCATTAGGTAATCATGTAGTAACTGGATGTAAATCATATGACAATAAAGCAGCTGGATTTTCTCAAAATAATAGTGGCGCATCTTTATCTCTTACTGGTTGTGATGCTAATAGAAATGGTGCAAATAACATACTTAATGCTAATCAAAAAACTACTAAAGGCAACTTTAATTTCCCTTACAATCCTGGTAATGGACATGTATTTACTTTTACAAATTGTACAACGACAGGAAATTGTAACATATATTCTGGTGCAAAAGTTACAGGAGGCACTTTAACAGCAACAGCTCCTAATACTCCATTGCCTGGTATTAATAACTAG
- a CDS encoding HTH domain-containing protein yields MKSKGIKLGSPNRKLPEDFKKYYNKWKGKEVTGVEFAKLLKISKSTLYRHIKEYEM; encoded by the coding sequence GTGAAGAGTAAAGGTATTAAATTGGGTAGCCCTAATAGAAAGTTACCTGAAGATTTTAAGAAGTATTATAATAAGTGGAAAGGTAAAGAAGTAACAGGCGTTGAATTTGCAAAGCTATTGAAGATAAGCAAATCCACATTATATAGACACATAAAAGAATATGAAATGTAA
- a CDS encoding PocR ligand-binding domain-containing protein: MIKKLPNGDLDLNVLEIKDVIDIKLLQTFQDNFATALTMSSVTVDKDGIAVTKPSSYTRACLSFTQSTKIGHNHCALSHKECGEEATKTGKPYIHTCHAGLLDFAAPILVGDYHIGSILGGQVFTSSPSEAEFRKTAKEIGVNEDDYVKAINEIHITHEKNVIAAAEVLSIVTNSLSQAGYEKLKLSIMSQTLADNFSQISATMEELSASSITVTNNQHNLSEEIINVKNISIEINSILDSIKSIADQTKMLGLNAAIEAARAGEAGRGFGVVATEIRSLSQNSKETAVKILNLTNKIQESVDKTIETSHATLETTEQQSAAIQEVTSTLMEVTTLADELNAMANDN; the protein is encoded by the coding sequence ATGATTAAGAAATTACCAAATGGTGACTTGGATTTAAATGTCCTAGAAATCAAAGATGTTATTGATATTAAGTTACTGCAAACATTTCAAGACAATTTTGCTACTGCACTTACTATGTCGAGTGTTACTGTAGACAAAGATGGCATTGCTGTAACTAAACCAAGTTCTTATACAAGGGCCTGTTTAAGCTTTACACAGTCAACTAAAATAGGCCATAATCATTGTGCATTATCACACAAAGAATGTGGAGAAGAGGCTACAAAAACAGGTAAACCATATATTCATACTTGTCATGCTGGATTATTAGATTTTGCTGCGCCCATATTGGTAGGTGATTATCATATTGGAAGCATTTTAGGAGGACAAGTTTTTACTTCATCTCCATCAGAAGCAGAATTTAGGAAAACAGCGAAAGAAATTGGTGTTAATGAAGACGATTATGTAAAGGCAATTAATGAAATTCACATAACTCATGAGAAAAATGTAATAGCTGCTGCTGAGGTGCTCTCAATAGTAACGAATTCACTGTCACAGGCTGGCTATGAAAAACTCAAATTAAGTATAATGTCTCAAACTCTTGCAGATAATTTTAGCCAAATTTCTGCAACTATGGAAGAACTCAGTGCTTCTTCCATAACAGTAACAAATAACCAACATAACTTAAGTGAAGAGATTATTAACGTAAAGAACATATCTATAGAGATAAATTCAATATTGGATTCTATAAAAAGTATAGCAGATCAAACAAAGATGCTTGGATTAAATGCTGCTATAGAAGCTGCTAGGGCAGGAGAGGCTGGTAGAGGCTTCGGTGTAGTTGCAACTGAGATAAGGTCTTTATCACAAAATTCAAAGGAAACCGCTGTAAAAATATTAAATCTTACAAATAAAATACAAGAGTCTGTTGATAAGACTATTGAAACTTCTCATGCTACACTTGAGACTACAGAGCAACAATCAGCTGCAATTCAAGAGGTTACTTCTACTCTTATGGAAGTTACAACTTTAGCTGATGAATTAAATGCAATGGCAAATGATAATTAG
- a CDS encoding GH12 family glycosyl hydrolase domain-containing protein, whose protein sequence is MKKIIKVGMSILLFTAVLTAFGANNKANAAAIWSSPEKYGAWSNGGYTLNNDVWSQDTVGPQTIWANSYSNWGTWSAQPNTGGIKSYPHVEKAINKKLSTVKTATSSFNVTVPTSGTSMETAYDIWLSDPNAYDPSHPSKNKHEIMLWMNQYGAVNPISYKWDSAGPIPVYKNVSIGGHTWNVYIGNNGSNNTGNMVYSFIRTNGNISSGSLDIKAIANWIKNTPKWYGDIVFDNIQFGYEITSSYNGGKGYNFNTNTFSVIFN, encoded by the coding sequence ATGAAAAAAATTATAAAAGTTGGAATGTCAATTTTATTATTTACAGCAGTGTTAACAGCATTTGGAGCTAATAATAAAGCAAATGCTGCTGCAATATGGTCATCACCAGAAAAATATGGGGCATGGTCTAATGGTGGATATACATTAAATAATGACGTATGGTCACAAGATACAGTAGGACCTCAAACTATTTGGGCTAACTCATATAGTAATTGGGGAACATGGTCAGCACAGCCCAATACGGGAGGAATAAAATCCTACCCCCATGTTGAAAAAGCAATAAACAAAAAGTTAAGTACTGTAAAGACAGCTACAAGTAGCTTCAATGTTACAGTTCCTACAAGTGGAACTTCTATGGAAACTGCCTATGATATATGGTTATCTGATCCTAATGCTTATGATCCTAGTCATCCTAGTAAGAATAAGCATGAAATTATGTTATGGATGAATCAATATGGAGCAGTAAATCCAATTTCATATAAGTGGGATTCAGCAGGTCCTATTCCAGTGTATAAAAATGTATCTATAGGAGGTCATACATGGAATGTATATATAGGAAACAATGGATCAAATAATACAGGAAATATGGTTTACTCATTTATAAGAACTAATGGAAATATTAGTTCAGGGTCTCTAGATATTAAGGCAATAGCTAACTGGATTAAGAATACACCAAAATGGTATGGAGATATTGTATTCGATAATATACAATTTGGATATGAGATTACATCAAGTTATAATGGTGGTAAAGGTTATAATTTTAACACAAATACTTTTTCTGTAATATTTAATTAG
- a CDS encoding expansin EXLX1 family cellulose-binding protein, with protein MKKMKKMKMKVLTLCLSLGMVAGTLLTPISTYAAAWNDNHSGYATYTGSGYSGGAVLLDPIPSTMEITALNPADLNYNGIDAALAGAYLEVQGPNGKKTTVCVTDLYPEGANGALDLCPTSFAKIGNMSAGKININWHIVKAPVTGMFSYRIKEGSSPYWAAIQVRNHKYPVVKMEFSKNNTWVNMRKMPYNHFLSENMGTGSIKIRITDIRGISVTDTISALPKSGDSPAYIIPGHVQLPD; from the coding sequence ATGAAAAAAATGAAAAAAATGAAAATGAAAGTTCTTACTTTATGCTTATCTTTAGGAATGGTTGCAGGTACTTTACTTACACCAATTTCCACTTATGCAGCTGCTTGGAATGACAATCACTCAGGTTATGCTACATATACTGGTTCTGGATATTCTGGGGGTGCAGTACTTCTAGATCCTATTCCTTCTACAATGGAAATTACTGCATTAAACCCTGCTGACCTTAACTATAATGGAATCGATGCAGCTTTAGCTGGTGCATATTTAGAAGTACAAGGGCCAAATGGGAAAAAAACTACTGTATGTGTTACAGATTTATATCCAGAAGGAGCTAATGGAGCTTTGGATCTTTGCCCAACCTCTTTTGCTAAAATTGGTAATATGTCTGCAGGAAAAATCAATATCAATTGGCATATAGTAAAAGCGCCTGTAACTGGAATGTTTTCTTATCGTATAAAAGAAGGTAGCAGCCCATATTGGGCAGCTATTCAAGTAAGAAATCATAAATATCCTGTTGTGAAAATGGAATTTTCAAAGAATAATACTTGGGTTAATATGAGAAAAATGCCATATAACCATTTCCTTAGTGAGAATATGGGGACAGGCTCTATTAAGATAAGAATAACGGATATCCGTGGAATATCCGTTACAGACACAATATCAGCTTTACCTAAAAGCGGAGATTCTCCCGCTTATATTATTCCTGGACATGTTCAACTACCAGATTAA